In Balearica regulorum gibbericeps isolate bBalReg1 chromosome 26, bBalReg1.pri, whole genome shotgun sequence, one genomic interval encodes:
- the TM6SF2 gene encoding transmembrane 6 superfamily member 2 translates to MQLPAVPGALAPSLLAIPVAFGINGATALADSPLALMLTVVLVFAGLFYIIFFVSGVSYFQDPLFCVFVVFSFTSIVDLIISLEEDGYISGFMEVYVREGEPYLRTAHGIMICYWDGIIHYGLYLAMIAAISQRKSYRNLGLFWLGSLMMSIVVFLLGNLIGKYSSDFSPAFLLNLPYVLIPIWAGVKLFQQPKALPCHSPEKVAEEQCKRLYQRPQDMGLVLLLLLTAAFTFFRGMVVLDCPADSCFEYIYQHEPYLRDPVAYPKVQMLIYMFYVLPFFCLCIYGLVLPGCSWLPDWSLVFAGAVAQAQFSHLGSSLHARTPFPYQTPEDVWWSFLITNVLYALGPQLLAYRCLRCPAFFLPATPASLHMGKKHQ, encoded by the exons ATGCAGCTCCCGGCCGTGCCGGGCGCGCTCGCCCCCTCCCTGCTCGCCATCCCCGTGGCCTTCGGCATCAATGGCGCGACCGCCTTGGCAGA CAGCCCGCTGGCGCTGATGCTGACGGTTGTCCTGGTGTTCGCCGGCCTCTTCTACATCATCTTCTTCGTAAGCGGAGTGAGCTACTTCCAGGACCCCCTTTTCTGCG TGTTTGTGGTGTTCTCCTTCACCTCCATCGTCGACTTGATCATCTCGCTGGAGGAAGATGGCTACATTTCTGGCTTCATGGAGGTCTACGTCAGAGAG GGCGAGCCCTACCTGCGCACGGCGCACGGCATCATGATCTGTTATTGGGACGGCATCATCCACTATGGGCTCTACCTCGCCATGATTGCGGCCATCAGCCAGAG AAAGAGCTACAGGAACCTGGGTCTCTTCTGGCTGGGCTCCCTGATGATGAGCATCGTCGTCTTCCTGCTTGGGAACCTGATAG ggaaATACAGCTCCGACTTCAGCCCTGCCTTCCTGCTCAACCTGCCCTACGTCCTCATCCCCATCTGGGCTGGGGTGAAGCTCTTCCAGCAGCCCAAGGCTCTGCCATGCCACAGCCCCGAGAAG gTTGCAGAGGAGCAATGCAAGCGCCTGTACCAGCGGCCGCAGGACATGGGGCtggtcctgctcctgctcctcaccgCCGCTTTCACCTTCTTCAGGGGGATG GTGGTTTTGGACTGTCCTGCCGATTCATGCTTTGAGTACATCTATCAGCACGAGCCGTACCTGCGTGACCCAGTTGCCTACCCCAAAGTGCAG ATGCTGATCTACATGTTCTACGTCCTCCCCTTCTTCTGCCTCTGCATCTACGGGCTGGTGCTGCccggctgctcctggctgcctgACTGGAGCCTGGTGTTTGCCGGTGCCGTCGCGCAG GCTCAGTTCTCCCACCTGGGCTCCTCGCTGCACGCCCGCACGCCCTTCCCCTACCAGACCCCTGAAGATGTCTGGTGGAGCTTCCTCATCACCAACGTCCTCTATGCGCTGGGCCCCCAGCTCCTTGCCTAccgctgcctgcgctgccctgCCTTCTTCCTGCCTGCCACTCCTGCCAGCCTGCACATGGGCAAGAAGCACCAGTGA